In a single window of the Populus alba chromosome 16, ASM523922v2, whole genome shotgun sequence genome:
- the LOC118051588 gene encoding ABC transporter G family member 15, whose translation MKVEESIENEEQSESRSTVMRENKEIYLVWEDVTAVVAKNLGKGETRKLLNRLSGYALPDRIMAIMGPSGSGKSTLLDALAGRLSSNVIMSGNVLLNGKQRKIGNGSISYTTQEDFLFGTLTVKETLTYSAHLRLPSTTTKDEINSVIENTIMKMGLQDCADNKVGNWHLRGLSGGEKRRLSIGLEILTQPYVLFLDEPTSGLDSASALFVIQALKNIALDGRIVVCSIHQPSSYIFDLFDDLCLLSSGETIYFGEAKLAVKFFAEAGFPCPTRRNPSDHFLRCINSDFDKMASTLLRSLRDSAVSVPANFETSFTTEDIKAKLIEKYRSSEYSINTRKKIRQIALINEELMSGLIESRNNWWKQLYTLTTRSFVNMIRDLGYFWVRTLFYILISLGAGIMYFDIGLSNSAFVTRAKCYTYVYDFLICLSVGGLPSFLEEWKVSYHELLNGHYGEAVFMLSNFFASFIFLVIMSLSSGTIVFYMVRFHLGFSHYCYLCMNFFLCFATMESVAMIVALLVPNFLMGIGVSAFAVMLLTIASGLYRPLPDLPKFFWRYPMAYISFTAWAVQGQYKNDMLGLEFEPFVQGEPKIQGKQILHDFFGVRVSYSKWWDLSALLLLLLCHKLLFLSILKYKQRLVLLLRRFCAKRTLKALALRPSFRKEKYGSSRRNQPPHPLSAQEGLASPLS comes from the exons ATGAAGGTAGAAGAGAGTATTGAGAATGAAGAGCAGTCGGAGTCCAGGAGTACTGTgatgagagaaaacaaagaaatatatCTGGTATGGGAAGATGTGACGGCAGTGGTGGCTAAGAACTTAGGAAAAGGTGAAACTAGGAAGTTGCTAAATCGGCTAAGTGGTTATGCTCTACCAGATCGGATCATGGCTATTATGGGTCCTTCTGGCTCAGGAAAATCCACCTTGCTTGATGCACTAGCTG GGAGGCTGTCGTCAAATGTAATAATGTCAGGCAATGTTTTGTTGAATGGGAAGCAGAGGAAGATCGGCAACGGAAGTATT TCTTATACTACTCAAGAAGATTTCCTCTTTGGAACTCTCACTGTCAAGGAAACTCTCACGTACTCTGCTCATTTGAGGCTACCTAGTACAACGACCAAAGATGAAATCAATTCTGTAATAGAAAACACAATCATGAAGATGGGGCTTCAGGATTGTGCTGACAATAAGGTTGGGAACTGGCATTTGAGAGGCTTAAGCGGTGGGGAAAAGAGGCGACTAAGCATTGGTCTTGAAATATTAACACAGCCTTATGTCTTGTTTCTTGATGAACCCACCAGTGGACTAGATAGTGCTTCAGCATTATTTGTCATTCAAGCTCTAAAGAATATTGCTCTTGATGGAAGAATAGTTGTCTGCTCTATTCACCAACCAAGTAGTTATatctttgatttgtttgatgACCTGTGCCTCCTCTCAAGTGGAGAGACCATCTATTTTGGAGAAGCAAAGCTAGCTGTTAAG TTCTTTGCTGAAGCAGGATTTCCTTGTCCGACAAGAAGAAATCCTTCAGATCACTTCCTTCGATGTATAAATTCAGACTTTGACAAGATGGCCTCAACTCTGCTGCGATCGCTGAGAGATTCT GCAGTCTCAGTGCCAGCAAATTTTGAAACAAGTTTTACTACAGAAGACATCAAAGCAAAGCTTATTGAAAAATACAGGAGTTCTGAGTATTCcataaacacaagaaaaaaaatccgacAAATTGCACTCATTAAT GAAGAGCTTATGAGTGGATTGATTGAGAGCAGAAACAATTGGTGGAAGCAGCTCTACACACTGACTACTCGTTCCTTCGTGAACATGATTAGAGACTTGGGGTATTTTTGGGTACGGACCTTATTCTATATTCTAATATCACTAGGTGCTGGAATCATGTACTTCGATATTGGCCTGTCAAACTCCGCATTCGTCACAAGAGCAAAATGCTACACATACGTTTATGACTTCTTGATTTGCTTGTCTGTTGGAGGATTACCCTCTTTTTTAGAAGAATGGAAGGTATCCTACCATGAATTACTCAACGGGCACTATGGAGAGGCTGTGTTTATGCTTTCTAACTTCTTCGCATCGTTCATTTTCTTAGTGATCATGTCTCTTTCTTCTGGTACAATAGTATTTTACATGGTGAGATTCCACCTGGGATTTTCCCACTATTGCTATCTCTGTATGAATTTCTTCCTCTGCTTTGCCACTATGGAAAGTGTGGCAATGATCGTTGCGCTGCTTGTCCCGAACTTTCTGATGGGTATAGGAGTTTCAGCTTTTGCAGTT ATGCTCTTGACGATAGCATCTGGACTCTATAGGCCACTGCCTGATCTTCCCAAGTTCTTCTGGCGCTACCCAATGGCCTATATCAGTTTCACTGCATGGGCTGTTCAG GGTCAATACAAAAATGACATGCTTGGGCTTGAGTTCGAACCTTTCGTTCAAGGAGAGCCTAAAATCCAAGGCAAGCAAATCCTCCATGATTTTTTTGGTGTTCGTGTGAGCTATTCGAAGTGGTGGGATTTGTCTGCTCTCTTGCTGTTGTTACTTTGTcacaaactattatttttatcaatcctAAAATACAAACAGAGATTAGTGTTGCTGCTGAGAAGGTTTTGCGCGAAAAGAACTTTGAAAGCCCTTGCCTTGAGACCTTCGTTCAGGAAGGAAAAATATGGCTCCTCAAGGAGAAACCAACCTCCCCATCCATTATCTGCTCAGGAGGGTCTTGCATCTCCTTTGTCTTAG